One region of Myxococcus stipitatus genomic DNA includes:
- a CDS encoding L-threonylcarbamoyladenylate synthase — protein MAAPILEVDMAHPSPRHVQRAVEVLERGGLIAYPTDTYYGMGCDLGSKKAIERLYLLKGRDKKKPLSFLCPDLSDVARYAHVSNFAYRTMKGLTPGAFTFILEATRLVPDLMMTRQKQVGIRVPDAPLARELARALGRPLVTTSVTNTDGEPLTDAKDIKAALGRGLDLILDGGVTLNEPSTVVSLIGDTLEILREGKGRLGD, from the coding sequence ATGGCCGCACCCATCCTCGAGGTGGACATGGCGCACCCGTCGCCCCGGCACGTGCAGCGCGCCGTGGAGGTGCTCGAGCGCGGCGGGCTCATCGCCTATCCCACGGACACGTACTACGGCATGGGCTGTGACCTGGGCTCGAAGAAGGCCATCGAGCGGCTCTACCTGCTCAAGGGCCGTGACAAGAAGAAGCCCCTGTCCTTCCTCTGCCCGGACCTGTCCGACGTCGCCCGGTACGCCCACGTCAGCAATTTCGCGTATCGCACGATGAAGGGGCTCACTCCTGGTGCGTTCACGTTCATCCTCGAGGCCACGCGGCTGGTGCCGGATTTGATGATGACCCGACAGAAGCAGGTGGGGATCCGGGTCCCGGATGCCCCCCTGGCCCGGGAGCTGGCGCGGGCGCTCGGGCGCCCGCTGGTGACGACGTCGGTGACCAACACGGACGGTGAGCCGCTCACGGACGCGAAGGACATCAAGGCGGCGCTCGGTCGCGGGTTGGATCTCATCCTCGACGGCGGTGTGACGTTGAACGAACCTTCCACCGTCGTTTCACTCATCGGCGACACGCTTGAAATCCTCCGGGAGGGCAAGGGTAGGCTGGGGGACTGA
- a CDS encoding DUF4388 domain-containing protein, translating into MEPFKGSLASYRLQMVMPPLFTTSGVEGTLRVERGAVRRCFQVKDGFLVGESSNDPREHLAQVLVNLRILDAPRAAAAFEAAEGAGMPYGTFLVQRCFVELPRLIEAMEHKAREALFDCYGWESGEVEFIPKLPPASRAVGLRLSLSGMHRDAVTRLREWSVFRDVFPHLDATFRVFREFAVETFSEEEDRLLELAAGGATLGEMLATAKEAPLFAARWILHLYRRGALAPRVSKGPKLGEAAELAELLSLVKRFLETGKYDHAVALAAQILERGPVPEAHALYREAEVRLTLALSDELFALDGRLVFEPIPRPTPSQLTADDLYLYSKLRGSRSIRQALRTAAMGELAASRSVHRLMASGLIHVAPLPGAESSSEARHTATDPHASPVANVAT; encoded by the coding sequence ATGGAGCCATTCAAGGGAAGTCTCGCCAGCTATCGCCTGCAGATGGTGATGCCACCGCTGTTCACCACGTCCGGGGTGGAGGGGACGTTGCGCGTGGAGCGCGGGGCGGTGCGGCGCTGCTTCCAGGTGAAGGATGGCTTCCTGGTGGGCGAGAGCTCGAACGACCCCCGCGAGCACCTGGCCCAGGTGCTGGTGAACCTGCGCATCCTCGACGCGCCGCGGGCCGCGGCGGCCTTCGAGGCGGCGGAGGGCGCGGGCATGCCGTACGGCACGTTCCTGGTGCAGCGGTGCTTCGTCGAACTGCCCCGCCTCATCGAGGCCATGGAGCACAAGGCGCGCGAGGCCCTCTTCGACTGCTATGGCTGGGAATCGGGCGAGGTGGAGTTCATCCCCAAGCTCCCGCCCGCCTCGCGCGCCGTGGGCCTGCGCCTGTCGCTCAGCGGGATGCACCGGGACGCGGTGACGCGCCTGCGCGAATGGTCCGTGTTCCGGGACGTGTTCCCGCACCTCGACGCCACGTTCCGGGTGTTCCGTGAGTTCGCGGTGGAGACCTTCTCCGAGGAGGAGGATCGGCTGCTCGAGCTGGCCGCGGGCGGCGCGACGCTGGGGGAGATGCTGGCCACGGCGAAGGAGGCTCCGCTGTTCGCCGCGCGGTGGATTCTGCACCTGTATCGTCGGGGCGCCCTGGCGCCGAGGGTCTCCAAGGGCCCGAAGCTGGGTGAGGCGGCGGAGCTCGCCGAGCTCCTGAGCCTGGTGAAGCGCTTCCTGGAGACGGGCAAGTACGACCACGCGGTGGCGCTGGCGGCGCAGATCCTCGAACGGGGCCCGGTGCCGGAGGCCCACGCGCTGTACCGCGAGGCCGAGGTCCGCCTGACGCTGGCCCTGAGCGACGAGCTGTTCGCCCTGGACGGCAGGCTCGTCTTCGAACCCATCCCCCGCCCCACCCCGTCGCAGCTCACCGCGGACGACCTCTACCTGTACTCGAAGCTGCGAGGCAGCCGGAGCATCCGTCAGGCGCTGCGCACGGCGGCCATGGGCGAGCTGGCCGCGTCGCGCTCGGTCCACCGGCTGATGGCCTCGGGACTGATTCACGTCGCCCCCCTCCCGGGTGCCGAGTCCTCCAGCGAGGCCCGTCACACCGCCACGGATCCCCACGCGTCGCCCGTCGCCAACGTGGCCACCTGA
- a CDS encoding general stress protein: MSDKDNKGSMTVAEAGRKGGETVRNERGREFYETIGRKGGATVKAERGRSFYEEIGRKGGETVKAERGAKFYEEIGKKGGDRVKATRGPNFYEEIGRKGGQKVKKLIEEGKRAARAAMAAPQEGGAQEGNAPPAASSGETAGPGQNE; the protein is encoded by the coding sequence ATGTCGGACAAGGACAACAAGGGAAGCATGACGGTGGCCGAAGCAGGCCGTAAGGGTGGAGAGACTGTCCGGAACGAACGGGGTCGCGAGTTCTACGAGACCATCGGCCGCAAGGGCGGAGCCACGGTGAAGGCCGAGCGGGGTCGCTCGTTCTACGAGGAGATCGGCCGCAAGGGCGGCGAGACGGTGAAGGCCGAGCGCGGCGCGAAGTTCTACGAGGAGATCGGCAAGAAGGGCGGGGATCGCGTCAAGGCGACCCGCGGGCCGAACTTCTACGAGGAGATTGGCCGCAAGGGTGGGCAGAAGGTCAAGAAGCTCATCGAAGAGGGCAAGCGCGCGGCTCGCGCGGCCATGGCGGCCCCGCAGGAGGGGGGGGCGCAGGAAGGCAATGCTCCGCCGGCGGCTTCATCCGGGGAGACGGCGGGCCCCGGCCAGAACGAGTAG
- a CDS encoding TVP38/TMEM64 family protein, with product MLRLLGPDFIDQRRLADLLAPLGEAAPLAYIAFLTVRPFTLLPGQLLTAVGGMLFGTLAATLYSLTGSFLAATLLFLLARKLGTRPMKRLVGGRYPALVRAARRHDFLFSFMACVNPLCPTDVLLAASAASGARFWPSVAGLMLGTIPGTFLTAQFGSGLAQGRTVMTAVSAAGLVVSLVLGVFIGRRFYKELNAASETVTSEPPLPSAPTKTREVSATW from the coding sequence ATGCTGCGCCTCCTCGGACCAGACTTCATCGATCAGCGTCGACTCGCGGATCTGCTGGCCCCTCTGGGTGAAGCCGCGCCACTGGCCTACATCGCCTTCCTCACGGTCCGTCCTTTCACGCTCCTCCCCGGCCAGTTGCTGACCGCCGTGGGAGGCATGCTCTTCGGAACGCTCGCCGCGACTCTCTATTCACTAACGGGCAGCTTCCTGGCCGCCACGTTGCTCTTCCTGCTGGCGCGCAAGCTGGGGACGCGTCCCATGAAGCGCCTGGTTGGCGGCAGATATCCAGCCCTGGTGCGCGCGGCCAGGCGCCATGATTTCCTTTTTTCATTCATGGCGTGTGTCAACCCGCTGTGTCCCACCGACGTCCTGCTCGCGGCCTCCGCCGCGAGTGGCGCGCGTTTCTGGCCCTCGGTCGCCGGCCTCATGCTCGGCACCATTCCCGGAACATTCCTCACCGCCCAGTTCGGCAGTGGTCTCGCGCAGGGACGCACCGTGATGACCGCCGTCTCCGCCGCCGGTCTCGTCGTCTCCCTGGTGCTCGGCGTGTTCATCGGACGCCGCTTCTACAAGGAACTTAACGCGGCCTCGGAGACTGTCACGTCGGAGCCGCCACTTCCTTCCGCGCCCACCAAGACACGCGAGGTGAGCGCGACCTGGTGA
- the xerD gene encoding site-specific tyrosine recombinase XerD — MEGLLDAFIAFIRAERGLSGKTVDAYAADLTAYFEDLRARGVDDVTRARQEDVTAHLSSLTKGGLGKRSQARHLAALRGFHRFLVAERMADKDPTEDVDTPRSARKLPSFLTLDEVEQLLAAPDERTSTGLRDKAMIEVLYATGLRVSELCGLGVNDVQLTAGYLVAKGKGSKERIVPLGRVAVEKVREYLATSRTALLKRRESRALFVTPRGAGFTRQGFWKLLKRYALKAGIRKPLSPHKLRHSFATHLVERGADLRAVQQMLGHADLSTTQIYTHVNSARLRSVYDEFHPRSDVFVPKARKKAARTGS; from the coding sequence ATGGAAGGGTTGCTCGACGCGTTCATCGCGTTCATCCGCGCGGAGCGGGGCCTGTCCGGCAAGACGGTGGACGCCTATGCCGCGGACCTCACGGCCTACTTCGAGGACCTGCGCGCGCGCGGCGTCGACGACGTGACACGGGCCCGACAGGAGGACGTGACGGCGCACCTGTCGTCGCTGACGAAGGGCGGGCTGGGCAAGCGCAGCCAGGCGCGGCACCTGGCCGCGCTCCGGGGCTTCCACCGCTTCCTCGTCGCCGAGCGCATGGCGGACAAGGATCCGACCGAGGACGTGGACACGCCGCGCTCCGCGCGCAAGTTGCCGTCGTTCCTGACGTTGGACGAGGTGGAGCAGCTGCTCGCCGCCCCGGACGAGCGCACGTCCACGGGCCTGCGCGACAAGGCGATGATCGAGGTGCTCTATGCCACCGGGCTGCGCGTGAGCGAGCTGTGCGGCCTGGGCGTCAACGACGTGCAGCTGACCGCGGGCTACCTGGTGGCCAAGGGCAAGGGCTCCAAGGAGCGCATCGTCCCCCTGGGGCGCGTGGCCGTGGAGAAGGTGCGCGAGTACCTGGCGACGTCGCGGACCGCGCTGCTCAAGCGGCGCGAGTCCCGGGCCCTGTTCGTCACGCCCCGGGGCGCGGGCTTCACCCGGCAGGGCTTCTGGAAGCTGCTCAAGCGCTACGCGCTCAAGGCGGGCATCCGCAAGCCCCTGTCGCCCCACAAGCTGCGGCACTCGTTCGCCACGCACCTGGTGGAGCGGGGAGCGGACCTGCGCGCCGTGCAGCAGATGCTGGGCCACGCGGACCTCTCCACCACGCAGATCTACACGCACGTCAACAGCGCGCGCCTGCGCTCCGTCTACGACGAGTTCCATCCGCGCAGCGACGTCTTCGTCCCCAAGGCGCGGAAGAAGGCGGCCCGGACGGGGAGCTGA
- a CDS encoding proprotein convertase P-domain-containing protein yields the protein MTFKLSRYISFSLLPVVLSCGAAPQSQEKSPNLLMTRAQALMDGTPVSTGMLAFLNSPSTTVAVLDDDVPLNALAAQSLIAYRNGPDGVPHTADDRRFVSVAQVDAVPQVGPVVLQLLEAYVRGTGRVDMPLDEQLGVFDGVAFNLAEARRVLVVANTASAAVLQGAVGLSAAAAAEIVAARRIDHMVELSRLPSVDASALQALKDHVALAPEGDPCTGPTTCQSGLVCEGLAQGGPVAYGRCRDLTPIPGNSDSCSALRPCQPGLVCSGVASGSPEGICRPAWMAGTFTNFADVSLPASTVTTVSALGVVGLATVPEDITVVLDIVHASTARLVLTLEDPTGETALLWDGPNEGIPPARIPVTRGIPRDGSANGQWRLHVTNPSGNGGGTLRSWSLELTSRYD from the coding sequence ATGACCTTCAAACTCTCGCGGTATATCTCGTTTTCGCTGCTCCCTGTCGTCCTGAGCTGTGGGGCCGCGCCGCAGTCGCAGGAGAAGTCGCCCAATCTCCTGATGACGCGAGCACAGGCGCTCATGGACGGAACACCGGTCTCCACGGGGATGCTGGCGTTCCTCAACTCACCGTCCACCACCGTCGCGGTGCTGGATGACGACGTGCCCCTCAACGCGCTCGCGGCGCAGAGCCTGATTGCCTATCGCAACGGGCCGGACGGCGTGCCCCACACGGCGGATGATCGCCGCTTCGTCTCGGTCGCGCAGGTGGACGCGGTGCCGCAGGTCGGCCCGGTGGTCCTGCAGTTGTTGGAGGCCTATGTGCGAGGCACGGGCCGCGTCGACATGCCGTTGGACGAGCAGCTCGGCGTGTTCGATGGCGTGGCCTTCAACCTCGCGGAGGCGCGTCGGGTCCTGGTGGTCGCGAACACCGCGAGCGCCGCGGTGCTCCAGGGCGCGGTCGGCCTGAGCGCCGCCGCCGCCGCGGAGATCGTCGCCGCGCGCCGTATCGACCACATGGTGGAGCTGTCGCGGCTGCCGTCGGTGGACGCGTCGGCGCTCCAGGCGCTCAAGGACCATGTCGCGCTGGCGCCCGAGGGAGACCCCTGTACGGGCCCGACCACCTGTCAGTCCGGGCTGGTCTGCGAGGGCCTGGCGCAGGGCGGCCCCGTCGCCTACGGCCGTTGCCGCGACCTCACGCCCATCCCGGGGAACAGCGACAGCTGCTCGGCGCTGCGGCCGTGCCAGCCCGGTCTCGTCTGCTCCGGTGTCGCGTCCGGTTCTCCCGAGGGCATCTGCCGTCCGGCGTGGATGGCGGGGACGTTCACGAACTTCGCGGACGTCTCGCTGCCCGCCTCGACGGTGACGACGGTGTCCGCGTTGGGCGTGGTGGGCCTCGCCACGGTGCCCGAGGACATCACCGTGGTGCTCGACATCGTGCACGCCTCGACGGCGCGGCTCGTGCTCACGCTCGAGGACCCGACCGGCGAGACGGCGCTGCTGTGGGACGGACCGAACGAGGGGATTCCTCCCGCCCGCATCCCGGTGACGCGCGGCATCCCGCGCGACGGCTCCGCCAACGGCCAGTGGCGGCTCCACGTCACCAACCCCTCGGGCAATGGCGGCGGCACGCTGCGCTCCTGGTCCCTGGAGCTCACCAGCCGCTACGACTGA
- a CDS encoding cation:proton antiporter, with product MKGAVVRLLLLMVLLAIISRAQLLRVDSGTSVTLAAGALLLCGLFAGKVAKGFGLPRLTGYLLVGVAVGPHALGFIPGEGVKGLDLVKGLAVSLIALVAGTELRLGLIRRVGSRVALLCAAVCGVTFVVCFGATFALKPLLPFLAPMSVPQALAVSALLSTVVVSFSPTVTIAIVQETSARGSFTEFLMALVIIGDLFVMVAFALAAGLTRASFGGGFDIAGLVGGVGWELFGSVVVGGLLAVAMLVYMRGVKRDLPLFLVGLSFAAAEGGARLHLSPLLVSLAAGALIANLDEHEGERIHHAIQRAGLPVFALFFAAAGAGLKLDALLTVGPAALLLVALRGAAIWFACRRFAPTDDPRLKRYLWMGLISQAGVTFGLAALVSRTFPSFGAQVEVLIVAMITTHELVGPVLTRKALTASGEVRGDEATGTA from the coding sequence ATGAAGGGCGCGGTGGTGCGACTGCTGTTGCTGATGGTCCTGCTGGCCATCATCAGCCGGGCCCAGTTGCTGCGCGTCGATTCGGGGACGTCGGTGACGTTGGCGGCGGGGGCGCTGCTGCTCTGCGGGCTGTTCGCCGGGAAGGTGGCGAAGGGGTTCGGCCTTCCCCGCCTGACGGGCTACCTGCTGGTGGGCGTGGCGGTGGGGCCCCATGCGCTGGGCTTCATCCCGGGCGAGGGCGTCAAGGGGTTGGACCTGGTGAAGGGCCTGGCGGTGAGCCTCATCGCGCTGGTGGCGGGCACGGAGCTGAGGCTGGGCCTCATCCGGCGGGTGGGCTCGCGCGTGGCGCTCCTGTGCGCCGCCGTCTGCGGGGTGACGTTCGTGGTGTGCTTCGGGGCGACGTTCGCGCTCAAGCCGCTCCTGCCGTTCCTGGCGCCCATGTCCGTGCCGCAGGCGCTGGCGGTGAGCGCGCTGCTGTCGACCGTGGTCGTCTCGTTCTCGCCCACGGTGACGATCGCCATCGTCCAGGAGACGAGCGCGCGCGGCAGCTTCACCGAGTTCCTCATGGCGCTGGTCATCATCGGCGACCTGTTCGTCATGGTGGCCTTCGCGCTGGCGGCGGGCCTGACGCGGGCGAGCTTCGGCGGTGGGTTCGACATCGCGGGGCTGGTGGGGGGCGTGGGCTGGGAGTTGTTCGGCTCGGTCGTGGTGGGCGGGCTGCTCGCGGTGGCGATGCTCGTCTACATGCGGGGCGTGAAGCGGGACCTGCCGCTGTTCCTGGTGGGGCTGTCCTTCGCGGCGGCGGAGGGCGGCGCGCGCCTGCACCTGTCGCCGCTGCTGGTCTCGCTGGCGGCCGGCGCGCTCATCGCGAACCTGGACGAGCACGAGGGCGAGCGCATCCACCACGCCATCCAGCGCGCGGGGCTGCCGGTGTTCGCGCTCTTCTTCGCGGCCGCGGGCGCGGGGCTCAAGCTGGACGCGCTGCTGACGGTGGGACCGGCCGCGTTGCTGCTGGTGGCGCTGCGCGGCGCGGCCATCTGGTTCGCCTGCCGTCGCTTCGCGCCCACGGACGACCCGCGGCTCAAGCGCTACCTGTGGATGGGGCTCATCTCCCAGGCGGGGGTCACCTTCGGCCTGGCGGCGCTGGTGTCGAGGACCTTCCCGTCCTTCGGCGCCCAGGTGGAGGTGCTCATCGTGGCGATGATCACCACCCACGAACTGGTGGGGCCGGTGCTCACGCGCAAGGCGCTGACCGCCAGCGGCGAAGTCCGCGGGGACGAGGCGACGGGAACGGCGTAG
- a CDS encoding cation:proton antiporter, translated as MQALLVFLAIAALSLLASSPALDPGRFPALARLAASGFLFLLFGVVLGPSVVGVLSVENLVSVRPLMALGLGTAGVILGLNLEPRLLRLLPRPVYAAALAHSGTAFFFVAVPLLAPLFFTTRPSVHAAVGAAAMLGAAASLSSGHFAVLAYRGGRMDRARGLGIALLTMLDDAVGLFVLALALVLGSAANVGEGLGLVCLAALLGVLCGALLTFLTRALNDPAELTTVTLGMVALVGGAAAYLRVSALLAGVACGATLALVGGRTVERVARALGRVERPVFLVLVFLVGCGVSTRDWAAWALVPGFVGLRFLGKVVGGGLAQRLVGGALELPPRLGYALIAQGGLALCLVAEYGQLVPGGLSRRVLDVVVVGAVVNELLAGQAFRQVVRSASPPVSKPERSVEVAT; from the coding sequence GTGCAAGCGCTGCTCGTCTTCCTCGCCATCGCGGCGCTGTCCTTGCTCGCCTCCAGCCCGGCCCTGGATCCGGGGCGTTTCCCGGCGCTGGCGAGGCTGGCGGCCAGCGGCTTCCTGTTCCTGCTCTTCGGCGTGGTGCTGGGGCCGTCCGTGGTGGGCGTGTTGTCGGTGGAGAACCTGGTCTCCGTGCGGCCATTGATGGCGCTGGGGCTGGGGACCGCGGGGGTCATCCTCGGGTTGAACCTGGAGCCGAGGCTGCTGCGGCTGCTGCCCCGGCCCGTGTACGCCGCCGCCCTGGCGCACTCCGGGACGGCCTTCTTCTTCGTCGCCGTGCCGTTGCTGGCGCCCCTGTTCTTCACCACGCGGCCGTCGGTCCACGCGGCGGTGGGCGCGGCGGCGATGCTGGGCGCGGCGGCGAGCCTGTCCTCGGGGCACTTCGCCGTGCTCGCGTACCGCGGCGGCCGCATGGACCGGGCGCGGGGCCTGGGCATCGCGCTGCTGACGATGCTGGACGACGCGGTGGGCCTGTTCGTGCTGGCGCTGGCGCTGGTGCTGGGGTCGGCGGCGAACGTGGGGGAGGGGCTGGGGCTGGTGTGCCTGGCGGCGCTGCTCGGCGTGCTGTGCGGCGCGCTGCTGACGTTCCTGACGCGCGCGTTGAATGACCCGGCGGAGCTGACCACGGTGACGTTGGGGATGGTGGCGCTGGTGGGCGGCGCGGCGGCGTACCTGCGGGTGTCCGCGCTGCTGGCGGGGGTGGCGTGCGGCGCCACCCTGGCGCTGGTGGGGGGCAGGACGGTGGAGCGGGTGGCGCGGGCGCTGGGCCGGGTGGAGCGGCCGGTGTTCCTCGTGCTGGTGTTCCTCGTGGGCTGCGGTGTGTCCACGCGCGACTGGGCGGCCTGGGCGCTGGTCCCGGGCTTCGTGGGCCTGCGCTTCCTGGGCAAGGTGGTGGGGGGCGGGCTCGCGCAGCGGCTGGTGGGGGGCGCGCTGGAGCTGCCGCCCCGGCTGGGCTACGCGCTCATCGCGCAGGGGGGGCTCGCGCTGTGCCTGGTGGCCGAGTACGGGCAGCTCGTCCCGGGCGGGCTGTCCCGGCGCGTGCTGGACGTGGTGGTGGTGGGCGCGGTGGTGAACGAGCTGCTGGCGGGGCAGGCCTTCCGCCAGGTCGTGCGCTCCGCCTCGCCCCCGGTGTCGAAGCCGGAGCGGAGCGTGGAGGTGGCGACATGA
- a CDS encoding Uma2 family endonuclease — protein sequence MGRDDRKKPATYEDIEALPVGWVGEIVDDALYASPRPIPRHLRVASRLGAMLMAPFEFGSEGPGGWWFLDEPELHLGRDVVVPDLAGWRRERVPEPPADVPWLVAAPDWVGEVISPSTESVDRFRKLPVYRREGVGHAWLIDPLRRTLEVYVRQPRRWESVARHEGARAVRVPPFEARLLDLGLLWLPPREARGGVPTPP from the coding sequence ATGGGGCGGGATGACCGGAAGAAGCCGGCGACGTACGAGGACATCGAGGCGTTGCCGGTGGGCTGGGTGGGGGAGATCGTCGATGACGCGCTCTATGCGTCACCCAGGCCGATTCCTCGGCACTTGCGCGTCGCGAGTCGCTTGGGGGCCATGCTCATGGCGCCGTTCGAGTTCGGGAGCGAAGGTCCAGGAGGCTGGTGGTTCCTCGATGAGCCCGAGCTCCACCTGGGGCGCGATGTCGTCGTGCCGGACCTGGCGGGGTGGCGACGGGAGCGAGTCCCCGAGCCGCCCGCCGATGTTCCGTGGCTCGTCGCGGCCCCCGATTGGGTGGGTGAGGTCATTTCGCCCAGCACGGAGTCGGTGGACAGGTTCCGCAAGTTGCCTGTCTATCGTCGCGAGGGCGTGGGGCACGCGTGGTTGATCGATCCCCTGCGACGCACCCTCGAGGTCTACGTGCGCCAGCCCCGTCGATGGGAGTCGGTCGCGAGGCATGAGGGGGCGCGAGCCGTCCGCGTTCCTCCCTTCGAGGCCAGGCTCCTGGACCTCGGGTTGTTGTGGCTTCCCCCTCGCGAGGCTCGCGGCGGAGTGCCGACTCCGCCGTGA